From Spodoptera frugiperda isolate SF20-4 chromosome 27, AGI-APGP_CSIRO_Sfru_2.0, whole genome shotgun sequence, a single genomic window includes:
- the LOC126912622 gene encoding uncharacterized protein LOC126912622, protein MSSTASVCVFLLWMIVHDNHCLRIIPERTDIVYYNKTYIEDTPTFNVRRSARKGDYVVNLKFETKVTFGNEVLVDIVFYQFLNNEFKRSFPEMHSKLCDLINDDPYIGDSVREAGLKTCPIVPGKYALMNIGFNRMIPSVWPFEKGMVEFTIRLDDPKAIIGKGQLITTFREDRPKKKHE, encoded by the exons ATGTCCAGTACTGCAAGTGTTTGTGTGTTTCTGTTGTGGATGATTGTGCATGATAATCAT TGTCTTAGAATAATACCAGAACGTACGGACATCGTGTACTACAACAAGACTTATATTGAAGATACACCAACATTCAACGTGCGACGAAGCGCTCGCAAGGGGGACTATGTTGTTAATTTGAAATTCGAAACTAAGGTTACGTTTGGAAACGAAGTGTTG gtGGATATTGTGTTCTATCAATTCCTTAACAACGAGTTCAAGAGATCGTTTCCAGAGATGCATTCCAAGTTGTGTGACCTTATAAACGACGACCCTTATATTGGAGATTCTGTGAGAGAAGCTGGATTGAAAACTTGTCCTATCGTACCC ggaAAATACGCTTTGATGAATATAGGCTTCAATCGTATGATACCTTCTGTGTGGCCTTTTGAAAAAGGGATGGTGGAATTCACCATAAGGCTGGATGATCCGAAAGCCATCATAGGTAAAGGCCAACTAATTACTACCTTCAGAGAAGATCGTCCCAAGAAAAAACATGaataa
- the LOC126912582 gene encoding uncharacterized protein LOC126912582, producing the protein MVPRYKYCVGWVLCVLLLVSTISGSAIKDALEEHLKDIAHDEGVESIKHDKHKGEKIHQVESQLNDNHKNQYSKANDEAKYLKKEHDTKSSSEGDAYKGYNSKQDKAEDSQATGYKRGHKKGHHKQGFQNSYHKDESSNKSTYFDDLTDEGDQAAYNSRLNSHDNQGGRSYHGSHNNGQEYVRDNYNGGGYNRYGDTGVKQHGHQDYGKKYYLDDNLDHNKYKNTHNNYARDKIHDHHEYRAPEVRHHDPGWDWQRWNDKRDWDRPGWQRDPGWERDPGWQRDPGWQRDPGWQRDPGWQRDPGWQRDPGWERDYGGPGYYDDRGLRHEGGYGYGPNHGYGYGYDESRSAPVAEIPKNAPVVAHRKQTITIYEDPRYDGKETGQLRKEEGDYLQLDFKPSSHRYASYDDTYYNVPVTREGAMESSKINKLVYNYRRQ; encoded by the coding sequence ATGGTGCCCCGGTATAAGTATTGCGTTGGTTGGGTGCTTTGTGTGCTGTTATTAGTTTCGACCATCAGTGGATCGGCGATCAAAGATGCGCTGGAAGAACATCTGAAAGACATCGCTCACGACGAAGGAGTAGAGTCCATCAAGCATGATAAACATAAAGGTGAAAAAATACACCAAGTAGAAAGCCAGCTAAATGACAATCATAAGAACCAGTACTCAAAAGCCAACGATGAAGCAAAATACCTCAAGAAGGAGCATGATACAAAATCATCATCAGAGGGCGATGCATACAAGGGATATAATAGCAAACAAGATAAAGCGGAGGATAGTCAGGCGACTGGTTATAAGAGAGGCCACAAGAAAGGACATCACAAGCAAGGATTTCAAAATTCATACCATAAAGATGAATCATCCAATAAAAGCACCTATTTCGATGATTTAACCGACGAAGGTGATCAAGCAGCCTACAACAGCAGACTAAACTCTCACGACAACCAGGGCGGAAGAAGCTATCACGGGTCTCACAATAACGGTCAAGAATATGTAAGAGATAACTATAACGGCGGAGGTTATAACAGGTACGGCGACACAGGGGTAAAGCAacatggtcatcaagattacggtaagaaatattatttagatgaCAATTTGGACCATAATAAGTACAAGAATACGCATAACAATTATGCCAGAGACAAAATTCATGATCATCATGAATATCGAGCGCCCGAAGTTCGTCATCATGATCCTGGTTGGGATTGGCAAAGATGGAATGATAAAAGAGATTGGGATCGTCCTGGATGGCAGAGAGATCCAGGTTGGGAAAGGGATCCTGGTTGGCAGAGAGACCCTGGTTGGCAAAGAGATCCTGGCTGGCAAAGAGATCCTGGTTGGCAAAGAGACCCTGGTTGGCAGAGAGATCCTGGATGGGAAAGAGATTATGGTGGCCCTGGGTACTATGATGATAGAGGTCTTCGTCACGAAGGAGGATATGGTTACGGTCCTAACCATGGTTACGGTTATGGCTATGATGAATCTCGTTCTGCTCCAGTCGCAGAAATCCCGAAAAATGCGCCTGTAGTTGCACATAGAAAGCAGACGATAACTATCTATGAAGACCCGAGATACGACGGTAAGGAAACAGGACAGCTTAGGAAAGAGGAAGGAGATTACCTTCAGCTAGATTTCAAACCGAGCAGCCATCGATATGCTAGTTACGACGATACCTACTACAATGTTCCTGTAACTCGAGAAGGCGCGATGGAATctagcaaaattaataaattagtttacaaTTATAGAAGACAATAG